In Spodoptera frugiperda isolate SF20-4 chromosome 4, AGI-APGP_CSIRO_Sfru_2.0, whole genome shotgun sequence, a single window of DNA contains:
- the LOC118272511 gene encoding uncharacterized protein LOC118272511 isoform X2: MEPKTCSVLDCDSRSDQGGDEEIYFYGFPRKPKYRKVWVAATGRSYWSAKRSSRICSKHFLPTCFAEGEGKSLLDDAVPTEFIKTRPPGSPMTVLSRLILEEYLERNNIDESAEVSESEVMNFVMKEFGEEYSEPEEMDEAAERPEPGFNYETARSPSEDQVDPGMVLRSTAASVSEPGTSSTVAEEEIHNEPAPQRAPQRPRDIWHQKLQIIQHLGLMMDRDPTFFHHG; encoded by the exons ATGGAGCCGAAGACTTGCAGCGTCCTTGACTGTGACAGTAGAAGTGATCAAGGTGGTGAtgaagaaatttatttttatgg ATTCCCGAGGAAGCCGAAATATCGTAAAGTTTGGGTGGCTGCAACTGGCCGTTCTTACTGGTCTGCAAAGAGGAGCTCCAGAATTTGTAGCAAGCACTTTTTGCCCACTTGCTTTGCTGAGGGAGAAGGGAAATCCTTGCTGGATGACGCTGTACCTACTGAG TTCATCAAGACTCGGCCCCCTGGGAGCCCAATGACAGTTCTGAGTAGATTAATTTTGGAAGAATATTTGGAGCGCAACAATATAGATGAATCGGCCGAAGTGTCGGAATCAGAAGTAATGAAT TTCGTGATGAAAGAATTTGGCGAAGAATATTCAGAGCCTGAGGAAATGGATGAAGCGGCTGAAAGGCCCGAACCAGGA TTCAACTATGAAACTGCGCGCTCTCCTTCTGAAGACCAAGTCGACCCTGGTATGGTATTAAGAAGCACAGCAGCATCAGTATCTGAACCGGGAACGAGTTCTACAGTAGCTGAAGAAGAAATACATAATGAGCCTG CTCCCCAACGAGCCCCGCAACGCCCGAGAGACATATGGCACCAGaaactacaaataattcaacacCTGGGTCTGATGATGGATCGGGATCCAACTTTCTTCCATCATGGGTAA
- the LOC118272511 gene encoding THAP domain-containing protein 1 isoform X3 → MEPKTCSVLDCDSRSDQGGDEEIYFYGFPRKPKYRKVWVAATGRSYWSAKRSSRICSKHFLPTCFAEGEGKSLLDDAVPTEFIKTRPPGSPMTVLSRLILEEYLERNNIDESAEVSESEVMNFVMKEFGEEYSEPEEMDEAAERPEPGVVQL, encoded by the exons ATGGAGCCGAAGACTTGCAGCGTCCTTGACTGTGACAGTAGAAGTGATCAAGGTGGTGAtgaagaaatttatttttatgg ATTCCCGAGGAAGCCGAAATATCGTAAAGTTTGGGTGGCTGCAACTGGCCGTTCTTACTGGTCTGCAAAGAGGAGCTCCAGAATTTGTAGCAAGCACTTTTTGCCCACTTGCTTTGCTGAGGGAGAAGGGAAATCCTTGCTGGATGACGCTGTACCTACTGAG TTCATCAAGACTCGGCCCCCTGGGAGCCCAATGACAGTTCTGAGTAGATTAATTTTGGAAGAATATTTGGAGCGCAACAATATAGATGAATCGGCCGAAGTGTCGGAATCAGAAGTAATGAAT TTCGTGATGAAAGAATTTGGCGAAGAATATTCAGAGCCTGAGGAAATGGATGAAGCGGCTGAAAGGCCCGAACCAGGAGTAG TTCAACTATGA
- the LOC118272511 gene encoding uncharacterized protein LOC118272511 isoform X1 produces MEPKTCSVLDCDSRSDQGGDEEIYFYGFPRKPKYRKVWVAATGRSYWSAKRSSRICSKHFLPTCFAEGEGKSLLDDAVPTEFIKTRPPGSPMTVLSRLILEEYLERNNIDESAEVSESEVMNFVMKEFGEEYSEPEEMDEAAERPEPGFNYETARSPSEDQVDPGMVLRSTAASVSEPGTSSTVAEEEIHNEPGTTPPQSSTSEVTSPTEELTETLSLSSPTSPATPERHMAPETTNNSTPGSDDGSGSNFLPSWVRIRPERPARNPKEAGMTFRKKLFTFLRCPYNPLDIESDLRTLISLGVNIFILRRGNFRSVVNSLFRYLMKA; encoded by the exons ATGGAGCCGAAGACTTGCAGCGTCCTTGACTGTGACAGTAGAAGTGATCAAGGTGGTGAtgaagaaatttatttttatgg ATTCCCGAGGAAGCCGAAATATCGTAAAGTTTGGGTGGCTGCAACTGGCCGTTCTTACTGGTCTGCAAAGAGGAGCTCCAGAATTTGTAGCAAGCACTTTTTGCCCACTTGCTTTGCTGAGGGAGAAGGGAAATCCTTGCTGGATGACGCTGTACCTACTGAG TTCATCAAGACTCGGCCCCCTGGGAGCCCAATGACAGTTCTGAGTAGATTAATTTTGGAAGAATATTTGGAGCGCAACAATATAGATGAATCGGCCGAAGTGTCGGAATCAGAAGTAATGAAT TTCGTGATGAAAGAATTTGGCGAAGAATATTCAGAGCCTGAGGAAATGGATGAAGCGGCTGAAAGGCCCGAACCAGGA TTCAACTATGAAACTGCGCGCTCTCCTTCTGAAGACCAAGTCGACCCTGGTATGGTATTAAGAAGCACAGCAGCATCAGTATCTGAACCGGGAACGAGTTCTACAGTAGCTGAAGAAGAAATACATAATGAGCCTGGTACTACACCTCCACAGTCATCTACAAGTGAGGTAACAAGCCCTACAGAAGAATTGACAGAGACTCTTTCACTTAGCTCCCCAACGAGCCCCGCAACGCCCGAGAGACATATGGCACCAGaaactacaaataattcaacacCTGGGTCTGATGATGGATCGGGATCCAACTTTCTTCCATCATGGGTAAGGATCCGCCCTGAACGTCCTGCCCGTAATCCTAAGGAAGCAGGTATGACTTTCAGGAAGAAGCTGTTCACTTTCCTTCGCTGTCCATACAACCCGTTGGACATAGAGTCAGATTTACGGACATTGATATCTTTGggggtaaatatttttattctacgcAGAGGCAACTTCAGATCTGTTGTCAATTCGCTTTTCCGCTATCTGATGAAGGCATAA